The Halorussus rarus genome includes the window TGTGGACGTTGTGGTACTCGCCGTCCTCGCCTTTCGCGCCACTGGGGCTGAGCTTCTTTTTCCGTACCATCGCGGTATTGTAGGCGTACGTTCGCCCCAGATTATACTTAAGTGTTTTCTACCATCCTATCCCGTTTCCGGCGGATCGGCGTCCGCGTTCCGGCTTGCTTTCGCCCGTCGCGTTTTGGCACCCCGAACGGGTCCGTCTTCGGCTGTTGGGAGCGGACGGTCTCGGGTCGCGGCGTTCACAGCTATCTCCCCTAGACAGTATACGTTCTGGCCGGCGGCCGTCGCGCGGCCGCGCGAATCGGTTCGAAATCGCCTGACGCCCCGAATCCCGTATATAAGACTTTCGACGGGAATGGCTCATATCGGCGATATATTTATAATGGGTCCTGTGCTGGGTTGGCATGGAGGGAAAAATCATGGTACGTGAAGACGGTAAACGGAACTTCGCTCTCCGAGAATCGAGCGGTGACGAGAGTAGTGTCTTCTCGGGGAACACTCCCCGACAGGCAGCACTGAAGGCGGCCCGCCGGCTCGAGCCGGCGTCGTCCGAGGACGCCGCCGACCGAACCGAGCTCCGGCTCCGGGAGAAGGGCACCGACAAGGTCCACATCTACGACGGCTGGGCGTGGAACGAGTCGGCGCCGGACGACAAACCCGACTGGATGCCGGACGAGATAACCGAAGCCAACGTCTCGAAGCAGGGTATCGAACACCTCGATGAATAGCCGGGGCGTGTACGACTTTTCATCCGTATTTGCCGTCACCGAGTAGCGACGCTACAGTCTTCACGTGCGCGAGCGAGATGGGGAGATTCTTGGTCGGGCACCGCGTACCGTCGTTCGCGCGGGCACCACCCGCCGTGAC containing:
- a CDS encoding non-histone chromosomal MC1 family protein produces the protein MVREDGKRNFALRESSGDESSVFSGNTPRQAALKAARRLEPASSEDAADRTELRLREKGTDKVHIYDGWAWNESAPDDKPDWMPDEITEANVSKQGIEHLDE